One Amycolatopsis sp. NBC_00355 genomic window carries:
- a CDS encoding PP2C family protein-serine/threonine phosphatase: protein MITTRPGYPRWHTASAQGPRSHNADAVGAYAAAGAPGVVFALADGVGDDPAAAQAARVAAAAAARTPVHKGPVEAVLAAQRAVRERGRGDAVLVVAVPVAGGYRIAWVGDARAYAWDGTALRRLTTDHTLAEYFRARHQPVTPRMEHVVTTSVRTTKPHEIGTAEVTGGGLLLTSDGVHKPLTGTAIRAILADPAHGAAELVEAAIARGGSDNATALYVEAVEADSTTVRFPVAA, encoded by the coding sequence ATGATCACCACCCGTCCGGGCTACCCGCGCTGGCACACCGCGAGTGCGCAGGGCCCCCGTTCGCACAACGCCGACGCCGTCGGCGCCTACGCCGCGGCCGGCGCGCCCGGCGTCGTGTTCGCCCTCGCCGACGGCGTCGGTGACGACCCGGCCGCCGCCCAGGCCGCGCGTGTCGCCGCCGCGGCCGCCGCGCGCACGCCGGTCCACAAAGGACCGGTCGAGGCCGTGCTCGCCGCGCAGCGGGCCGTCCGGGAACGCGGTCGCGGCGACGCCGTGCTCGTCGTCGCCGTGCCGGTCGCCGGCGGGTACCGCATCGCCTGGGTCGGCGACGCCCGCGCGTACGCCTGGGACGGCACCGCGCTGCGCCGGCTGACCACCGACCACACGCTCGCCGAGTACTTCCGCGCCCGCCACCAGCCGGTGACACCGCGGATGGAGCACGTGGTCACCACCAGCGTCCGCACGACGAAACCGCACGAGATCGGGACGGCCGAGGTCACCGGCGGCGGCCTGCTGCTGACCAGTGACGGCGTCCACAAGCCCCTCACCGGGACCGCGATCCGCGCGATCCTGGCCGACCCGGCGCACGGGGCCGCCGAGCTCGTCGAGGCCGCGATCGCCCGCGGCGGTTCGGACAACGCGACCGCCCTGTACGTCGAGGCGGTGGAGGCCGACAGCACGACGGTGCGATTTCCCGTCGCAGCGTGA
- a CDS encoding DUF2127 domain-containing protein yields MAETKPTATERFFRIAIAIKGLDGALQVVGALVLAFIPASTVSGFTHAVITRDLLGDPSGTLARHLESATENFLHGDTKTFAVAYLLAHGLIKLGLVWALARKIVPAYPIAAVVLAAFVVYEIWRAIHTHSIALPFFAALDVLIIVLVLREYRQLKRERG; encoded by the coding sequence ATGGCGGAAACCAAGCCGACGGCGACCGAGCGGTTCTTCCGGATCGCGATCGCGATCAAGGGGCTCGACGGCGCCCTCCAGGTCGTCGGGGCGCTGGTCCTCGCGTTCATCCCGGCGTCCACCGTCAGCGGGTTCACCCACGCGGTGATCACCCGCGACCTGCTCGGCGACCCGTCGGGCACGCTCGCGCGGCACCTCGAATCGGCGACCGAGAACTTCCTGCACGGCGACACCAAGACGTTCGCCGTCGCCTACCTGCTGGCCCACGGCCTGATCAAGCTCGGCTTGGTGTGGGCGCTGGCGCGCAAGATCGTCCCCGCGTACCCGATCGCCGCGGTCGTCCTCGCCGCGTTCGTCGTCTACGAGATCTGGCGGGCGATCCACACCCACTCGATCGCGCTGCCGTTCTTCGCCGCCCTGGACGTGCTCATCATCGTGCTCGTCCTGCGCGAATACCGGCAGCTGAAACGCGAACGCGGCTAG
- a CDS encoding TetR/AcrR family transcriptional regulator, which yields MPTPDARERILETATRLFDRHGVHAVGMQEIIDECGCGKNLLYSRFASKDDLVVAYLRRRVEDWEQLVADAREAAGTPAAQLVELVREAGVRATAPGARGCPLRNTVVEFPGREHPAHRVSADHFARVRTQLRELARATSAAEPDRLADRILLIIDGLYAHGPIFGEDAAKAAVEFAEDVVRAATAG from the coding sequence ATGCCGACGCCGGACGCCCGGGAGCGCATCCTCGAGACCGCCACCCGGCTGTTCGACCGGCACGGCGTGCACGCCGTCGGGATGCAGGAGATCATCGACGAGTGCGGCTGCGGCAAGAACCTGCTCTACAGCCGGTTCGCCAGCAAGGACGACCTGGTCGTGGCCTACCTGCGCCGTCGGGTCGAGGACTGGGAGCAACTGGTCGCGGACGCGCGCGAGGCCGCCGGGACCCCGGCGGCGCAGCTCGTCGAGCTGGTGCGCGAGGCCGGGGTGCGGGCGACCGCGCCGGGAGCGCGTGGCTGTCCGCTGCGGAACACGGTCGTCGAGTTCCCGGGGCGCGAGCACCCCGCGCACCGCGTGTCGGCGGACCACTTCGCGCGGGTCCGCACACAGCTGCGCGAACTGGCCAGGGCGACGTCGGCCGCGGAGCCGGATCGGCTGGCGGACCGGATCCTGCTCATCATCGACGGGCTGTATGCGCACGGCCCGATCTTCGGCGAAGACGCGGCGAAGGCCGCGGTCGAGTTCGCCGAGGACGTCGTGCGGGCGGCGACGGCGGGCTGA
- a CDS encoding GH92 family glycosyl hydrolase: protein MRARTRVLAVTLAGVTAVALATPAQAAHQPSFADDPTTLVDTSIGNNGDGTTFPGATTPFGMVQLSPDTQLKKYASYDYAQDTTLGFSHTHLSGVGCQTMGNFRFMPTTGAVTSSDPAQYGAKFSHADETRQPGYYGVKLGNGINAELSATQRTGQHRYTYPAGATSENVLIEVGESNGYTYAGDVHVVGDDTVEGWLQGGNFCWETQKERYKVFFSAKFDRKFTSFGTWTDNKLTPNQRDASLGSQRAGAWLSFGTDKNQVGVSVGLSYTSVDGARLNRRTEQPRSFDKARKTAHDTWEDELNRLRVAGGTTADQRTYYSALYRSLLHPSVGSDVDGSYRGFDDAVHRSRDTYYQMFSLWDTYRSQNQLVALLHPDKAADMTKSVLKIYQDGGWVPRWALAGGETNVMSGDPVTPWVVDNYRRGLLDDRTARQLFDALWRNATEVPAGQSIFRGRDGNPNYVKNGWIGYQDVPGYTFGDTRQAGSATLEYALADCALSTMASGLGYQDKAKTLSARCGNFSKLWDTGVESHGFTGFPRTRAADGTGVGDPDPAQSTGFHEGTPWQYQWLAQQDPAKLFGLMGGAGQAEKRLDTFFDTPLLLTDPAKAAKDSWVHGAYDYHNNFAFNPNNEPDLHAPWMYSWTGAPWKTSAVLRAARTLFTDTPYGMPGNDDLGTISSWLVFGMTGIFEAQPGSGTYLLSTPMFEKVEIHPEHGRKIGIEAPGASASKLQYTKDVRIGHRGYDRSWISHEDLLRAGTIRFTLSDTPTAWGTKSVPPAL from the coding sequence ATGAGAGCGCGCACGCGCGTCCTGGCCGTCACACTCGCCGGGGTGACCGCCGTCGCCCTCGCGACCCCCGCGCAGGCGGCGCACCAGCCCAGCTTCGCCGACGACCCGACCACGCTCGTCGACACCTCGATCGGCAACAACGGGGACGGCACCACCTTCCCGGGCGCCACCACGCCCTTCGGCATGGTCCAGCTCAGCCCGGACACCCAGCTCAAGAAGTACGCGTCCTACGACTACGCGCAGGACACCACCCTCGGCTTCAGCCACACCCATCTCTCCGGCGTCGGCTGCCAGACCATGGGCAACTTCCGCTTCATGCCGACCACCGGCGCCGTCACCAGCAGCGATCCCGCGCAGTACGGCGCGAAGTTCAGCCACGCCGACGAAACCCGGCAGCCGGGTTACTACGGCGTCAAGCTCGGCAACGGCATCAACGCCGAGCTGTCCGCGACGCAGCGCACCGGCCAGCACCGCTACACCTACCCGGCCGGCGCCACGAGCGAGAACGTCCTCATCGAGGTCGGCGAGAGCAACGGCTACACCTACGCCGGGGACGTCCACGTCGTCGGCGACGACACCGTCGAGGGCTGGCTGCAGGGCGGCAACTTCTGCTGGGAGACGCAGAAGGAGCGCTACAAGGTCTTCTTCAGCGCCAAGTTCGACCGCAAGTTCACGAGCTTCGGCACCTGGACCGACAACAAGCTCACGCCGAACCAGCGTGACGCGAGCCTGGGCAGCCAGCGTGCCGGCGCATGGCTGAGCTTCGGTACCGACAAGAACCAGGTCGGCGTGTCCGTCGGCCTCTCCTACACCTCGGTCGACGGCGCCCGGCTCAACCGCAGGACCGAGCAGCCCCGCTCGTTCGACAAGGCGCGCAAGACCGCGCACGACACCTGGGAAGACGAGCTGAACCGGCTGCGCGTCGCCGGCGGGACCACCGCCGACCAGCGCACGTACTACAGCGCGCTCTACCGCTCGCTGCTGCACCCGTCCGTCGGGTCCGATGTGGACGGTTCCTACCGCGGTTTCGACGACGCCGTGCACCGCAGCCGCGACACGTACTACCAGATGTTCTCGCTGTGGGACACCTACCGCTCGCAGAACCAGCTCGTCGCGCTGCTGCACCCGGACAAGGCCGCGGACATGACCAAGTCCGTCCTCAAGATCTACCAGGACGGCGGCTGGGTGCCGCGGTGGGCGCTCGCCGGCGGCGAGACGAACGTGATGAGCGGCGACCCGGTGACGCCGTGGGTGGTCGACAACTACCGCCGCGGCCTCCTCGACGACCGCACCGCCCGGCAGCTGTTCGACGCGTTGTGGCGCAACGCCACCGAGGTCCCCGCGGGCCAGTCGATCTTCCGCGGCCGCGACGGCAACCCGAACTACGTCAAGAACGGCTGGATCGGCTACCAGGACGTTCCCGGTTACACCTTCGGCGACACCCGCCAGGCCGGGTCCGCGACGCTCGAGTACGCCCTCGCCGACTGCGCACTGTCCACAATGGCGTCCGGCTTGGGCTACCAGGACAAGGCCAAGACGCTGTCCGCGCGCTGCGGCAACTTCTCGAAACTCTGGGACACCGGCGTCGAATCCCACGGTTTCACCGGCTTCCCGCGCACCCGCGCGGCGGACGGCACCGGCGTCGGCGATCCCGACCCGGCCCAGTCCACCGGCTTCCACGAGGGCACGCCGTGGCAGTACCAGTGGCTCGCCCAGCAGGACCCCGCGAAGCTGTTCGGCCTGATGGGCGGCGCGGGGCAGGCCGAGAAGCGGCTCGACACGTTCTTCGACACGCCGCTGCTGCTCACCGACCCGGCGAAGGCCGCCAAGGACTCCTGGGTCCACGGCGCGTACGACTACCACAACAACTTCGCCTTCAACCCCAACAACGAACCGGACCTGCACGCGCCCTGGATGTACAGCTGGACGGGCGCGCCGTGGAAGACGTCGGCCGTCCTGCGCGCCGCCCGGACGCTCTTCACCGACACGCCGTACGGCATGCCGGGCAACGACGACCTCGGCACCATCTCGTCGTGGCTCGTCTTCGGCATGACGGGCATCTTCGAAGCCCAGCCCGGCTCCGGGACGTACCTGCTCAGCACGCCGATGTTCGAGAAGGTCGAGATCCACCCGGAGCACGGCCGCAAGATCGGGATCGAGGCGCCCGGCGCGAGCGCGTCGAAACTGCAGTACACCAAGGACGTCCGGATCGGACACCGTGGCTATGACCGCAGCTGGATCTCGCACGAGGACCTGCTCCGCGCGGGCACGATCCGCTTCACCCTGAGCGACACCCCGACGGCGTGGGGCACGAAGTCGGTGCCTCCCGCGCTGTAA
- a CDS encoding amidohydrolase, with translation MDDLLLRRVRPGLGGELADVRVTDGRVASITEPGSAGFAARIVDGHGGTLLPGLVDAHVHVVQWATFRRRIPLEAARSAGEAVELLLAHLLATPSRPSELVVGAGFRDALWPDKPHKELLQRALPGRAVALFSADLHTLWLSPAALKLIGRDHPTGVLLENDCMSATAQLPTAAVDVQDRWVAEAVRAAAARGVTRIVDYEYADTVTDWLRRLERGTPATRVSCVIARYLLDQAIERGHRTDDVLPDSGGLLTVGPFKLFVDGSLNTRTAYCHDPYPGGDSLGLLELPPSALVPLMRRASDHGLLPAVHAIGDRANTIALDAFEEVGCPGRIEHAQLLSPADVPRFAALGVVAAVQPAHQPDDRDVADRHWPGRTARAFPYRSLLETGARLELGSDAPVAPLDPWDGIASAISRTDDDRPPWHPEQSIPFADALAAASGGRRGVAVGDVADLMVTAADPASLAPSDLRRLPVTATILGGHVTHQI, from the coding sequence ATGGACGATCTTCTGCTGCGCCGCGTGCGGCCGGGACTCGGCGGCGAGCTCGCGGACGTGCGTGTCACCGACGGCCGCGTCGCCTCGATCACCGAGCCCGGGTCGGCCGGTTTCGCGGCACGGATCGTCGACGGGCACGGCGGCACGCTGCTGCCGGGCCTGGTCGACGCGCACGTCCACGTCGTGCAGTGGGCGACGTTCCGCCGCCGCATCCCGCTGGAGGCCGCGCGGTCGGCGGGGGAGGCGGTCGAGCTGCTGCTGGCGCACCTGCTGGCGACGCCGTCGCGGCCGTCGGAACTGGTCGTGGGCGCGGGCTTCCGCGACGCGCTCTGGCCGGACAAGCCGCACAAGGAGCTGCTGCAGCGCGCGCTGCCCGGGCGCGCGGTCGCGTTGTTCAGCGCGGACCTGCACACGCTGTGGCTGAGCCCGGCGGCGCTGAAGCTGATCGGGCGGGACCACCCGACCGGTGTGCTGCTGGAGAACGACTGCATGAGCGCGACGGCCCAGCTGCCCACGGCCGCCGTCGACGTCCAGGACCGGTGGGTCGCCGAAGCTGTGCGCGCGGCGGCGGCGCGCGGGGTGACCCGGATCGTCGACTACGAGTACGCCGACACCGTCACCGACTGGCTGCGCCGGCTGGAGCGCGGCACCCCGGCGACGCGGGTCTCCTGCGTCATCGCGCGGTACCTGCTGGACCAGGCCATCGAGCGCGGCCACCGCACCGACGACGTGCTGCCGGACTCCGGCGGGCTCCTCACGGTCGGCCCGTTCAAGCTCTTCGTCGACGGCTCGCTGAACACCCGCACGGCCTACTGCCACGACCCGTACCCGGGCGGCGATTCGCTGGGGCTGCTGGAACTCCCGCCTTCCGCGTTGGTGCCCCTGATGCGCCGCGCGTCCGACCACGGCCTGCTCCCGGCCGTCCACGCGATCGGCGACCGGGCCAACACGATCGCCCTGGACGCGTTCGAGGAGGTCGGCTGCCCGGGCCGGATCGAGCACGCCCAGCTGCTCTCGCCCGCGGACGTCCCGCGGTTCGCGGCCCTCGGCGTCGTGGCGGCGGTGCAGCCGGCCCACCAGCCGGACGACCGCGACGTCGCGGACCGCCACTGGCCCGGCCGGACGGCGCGCGCGTTCCCGTACCGGTCCCTGCTGGAGACGGGCGCCCGGCTGGAGCTGGGCTCGGACGCCCCGGTCGCGCCGCTGGACCCGTGGGACGGCATCGCGTCGGCGATCTCCCGCACCGACGACGACCGCCCGCCGTGGCACCCGGAGCAGTCGATCCCGTTCGCCGACGCCCTGGCGGCGGCCTCGGGCGGCCGTCGCGGCGTCGCGGTGGGCGACGTCGCGGACCTGATGGTGACGGCGGCCGACCCGGCTTCCCTGGCACCATCGGACCTCCGCCGCCTCCCGGTCACGGCGACCATCCTGGGCGGGCACGTCACGCACCAGATCTGA
- a CDS encoding ABC transporter permease: MTGTWSLLRLVLRRDRFLMPLWIVALTIAPLGYLSSINAAYPDAAARQHFYDLNVTSATFAVRNGPLYGPSAGELLAWQCGFVPVVAGLIALLTVVRHTRTEEEAGRRELTGATVVGRHAGLVAAVLAACGACLVYGLLVALGVSAQGVPAAGALALGLGFTMTGWVFAAVGAVTAQLTWGASGARGIGIGVLVLAFLLRAAGDSSETTGGSAGWLAWLSPIGWAHRLRPFAGERWWVLLLGVAFTALSFVAAVVLSARRDLGAALLPARLGRPAAKASLRSPLALAWRLQRGTLLVWTVCLALVGLLLGGVAQNVSDLVRDNKAVADVFERLGGGGAVTDAYLAGTMTLFGLAAAGYAVQATLKLRAEEAAGRAEPVLATAVGRVGWAVAHLVFALLGSAFVLAVTGLATGLAYGDGARLVPAALAQLPAVWVLAGLAAALIGFLPRFAAAAWGLLGAFLLLSLVGSALQWNDVVLGISPFAHLPRLPGGTFSVTPLLWLVLIAAVAGVAGLAALRRRDIPVG; encoded by the coding sequence ATGACCGGCACCTGGTCGCTGCTGCGGCTGGTGCTGCGCCGCGACCGGTTCCTCATGCCGCTGTGGATCGTCGCCCTGACGATCGCGCCGCTGGGGTACCTGTCGTCGATCAACGCCGCCTACCCGGACGCCGCGGCGCGGCAGCACTTCTACGACCTGAACGTCACCAGCGCGACGTTCGCCGTCCGCAACGGGCCGCTGTACGGCCCTTCCGCCGGGGAGTTGCTGGCCTGGCAGTGCGGGTTCGTCCCGGTAGTGGCCGGGCTGATCGCGCTGCTCACCGTCGTCCGGCACACCCGGACCGAGGAGGAAGCCGGCCGCCGCGAGCTGACCGGCGCGACCGTCGTCGGCCGGCACGCGGGGCTCGTCGCCGCCGTGCTCGCCGCCTGCGGTGCGTGCCTGGTGTACGGCCTGCTGGTCGCGCTCGGCGTGTCGGCGCAGGGGGTTCCGGCGGCCGGGGCGTTGGCCCTGGGGCTCGGCTTCACCATGACGGGCTGGGTGTTCGCCGCCGTCGGCGCGGTCACCGCGCAGCTCACGTGGGGGGCGAGCGGCGCCCGGGGCATCGGGATCGGCGTGCTGGTGCTGGCGTTCCTGCTGCGCGCCGCCGGGGACAGCAGCGAGACGACCGGCGGGTCGGCGGGCTGGCTCGCGTGGCTGTCGCCGATCGGCTGGGCGCACCGGCTGCGCCCGTTCGCGGGGGAGCGGTGGTGGGTGCTGCTGCTGGGGGTGGCCTTCACGGCCCTGTCGTTCGTGGCCGCTGTGGTGCTTTCGGCCCGGCGTGACCTCGGCGCGGCGCTGCTGCCCGCGCGGCTCGGCCGTCCCGCGGCGAAGGCGTCCCTGCGCTCGCCGCTGGCGCTGGCCTGGCGGCTGCAACGCGGGACGCTGCTGGTCTGGACGGTCTGCCTGGCGCTGGTCGGGCTCCTGCTGGGCGGGGTCGCGCAGAACGTCTCGGACCTGGTGCGGGACAACAAAGCCGTCGCCGACGTCTTCGAGCGGCTCGGCGGCGGGGGCGCGGTGACGGACGCGTACCTGGCCGGGACGATGACTTTGTTCGGCCTCGCGGCGGCGGGCTACGCGGTGCAGGCGACGCTGAAGCTGCGCGCCGAAGAGGCCGCCGGCCGGGCGGAACCCGTGCTGGCCACGGCCGTCGGCCGGGTCGGCTGGGCGGTCGCGCACCTGGTGTTCGCGCTGCTGGGCTCGGCGTTCGTGCTCGCGGTGACGGGGCTGGCGACCGGGCTGGCCTACGGCGACGGCGCGCGGCTCGTCCCCGCGGCCCTGGCGCAGCTGCCGGCGGTGTGGGTCCTGGCCGGGCTCGCGGCGGCGTTGATCGGCTTCCTGCCGCGTTTCGCCGCGGCGGCGTGGGGGCTGCTGGGCGCGTTCCTGCTGCTGTCGCTGGTCGGCTCGGCGTTGCAGTGGAACGACGTCGTGCTCGGCATCTCGCCGTTCGCACACCTGCCGCGCCTGCCGGGCGGCACGTTCTCGGTGACCCCGCTGCTCTGGCTGGTACTGATCGCCGCGGTGGCGGGCGTCGCCGGCCTGGCGGCTTTGCGCCGCCGCGACATACCGGTGGGCTGA
- a CDS encoding ABC transporter ATP-binding protein: MAEAITADGLTKAFGAAKALDGLDLTVHTGEVHGFLGPNGAGKTTTIRVLLGLMRADSGRATLLGGNPWTDATELHRRLAYVPGDVTLWPNLTGGEVIDLLGRLRGGLDKARRAELVERFDLDPRKKGRTYSKGNRQKVALVAALAADVELLVLDEPTSGLDPLMEEVFRQVIEEERDRGDRTVLLSSHILSEVEALCDRVTIIRAGRTVESGSLDELRHLGRITIDASLEHVPADLASLPGIHDLSTSGSQVRLSVDQSALAGVMRHLAAAGLRTLVSRPPTLEELFLRHYRHDEPVGAAR, from the coding sequence ATGGCCGAAGCGATCACCGCCGACGGCCTCACCAAGGCGTTCGGTGCGGCGAAGGCCCTCGACGGGCTCGACCTGACCGTCCACACCGGCGAGGTGCACGGGTTCCTCGGACCCAACGGCGCCGGCAAGACCACCACGATCCGCGTGCTGCTGGGGCTGATGCGGGCCGACAGCGGCCGCGCCACCCTGCTCGGCGGCAACCCCTGGACCGACGCCACCGAGCTGCACCGGCGGCTCGCGTACGTGCCCGGCGACGTCACCCTCTGGCCCAACCTCACCGGCGGCGAGGTCATCGACCTGCTCGGCCGGCTGCGCGGCGGGCTCGACAAGGCGCGGCGCGCGGAACTCGTCGAGCGCTTCGACCTCGACCCGCGCAAGAAGGGCCGGACGTACTCGAAGGGCAACCGGCAGAAGGTCGCGCTGGTCGCCGCGCTGGCCGCCGACGTGGAGCTGCTGGTGCTCGACGAGCCGACGTCCGGGCTCGACCCGCTCATGGAAGAGGTCTTCCGCCAGGTCATCGAGGAGGAACGCGACCGCGGCGACCGGACCGTGCTGCTGTCCTCGCACATCCTCTCGGAGGTCGAGGCGCTGTGCGACCGCGTCACGATCATCCGCGCCGGCCGGACCGTCGAGTCCGGCTCGCTCGACGAGCTGCGGCACCTGGGCCGGATCACCATCGACGCCTCCCTCGAGCACGTCCCCGCGGACCTGGCTTCGCTGCCCGGGATCCACGACCTCAGCACGTCCGGCTCGCAGGTCCGCCTCTCGGTCGACCAGTCCGCATTGGCCGGTGTGATGCGGCACCTGGCCGCCGCCGGGCTGCGCACCCTCGTGAGCCGCCCGCCGACGCTGGAAGAGCTGTTCCTCCGCCACTACCGGCACGACGAGCCGGTCGGAGCGGCGCGATGA
- a CDS encoding TetR/AcrR family transcriptional regulator, producing the protein MTESGPAFEDLTARARIRDAAIRLFTENGVEKTSILDIAQAAGVSGGLIRHHFGSKDGLRKACDTHVFAELMRFKEEALEKGHANPGFIPAFDARQLLYRRYMGRGMIDGSDAAAEQFHEIVDGTERYFADSGLDVPDPRAAAAALTAMTGGLMILQDHIARALGEEPGTPEAMLRMMTAAGYLFTHPLATPELLEKAREALAKNPGEQPRKD; encoded by the coding sequence ATGACCGAGAGTGGTCCCGCCTTCGAGGACCTCACCGCGCGCGCCCGCATCCGCGACGCCGCCATCAGGCTGTTCACCGAAAACGGGGTGGAGAAGACGTCGATCCTCGACATCGCCCAGGCCGCCGGTGTTTCCGGCGGCCTGATCCGGCACCACTTCGGGTCGAAGGACGGGTTGCGCAAAGCGTGCGACACCCACGTCTTCGCCGAGCTGATGCGGTTCAAGGAGGAGGCGCTGGAGAAGGGGCACGCGAACCCCGGGTTCATCCCGGCGTTCGACGCCCGTCAGCTGCTCTACCGCCGCTACATGGGCCGCGGCATGATCGACGGCTCCGACGCCGCCGCCGAGCAGTTCCACGAGATCGTCGACGGGACCGAGCGGTACTTCGCCGACTCCGGGCTCGACGTGCCCGATCCGCGGGCCGCCGCCGCCGCGCTCACCGCGATGACCGGCGGGCTGATGATCCTGCAGGACCACATCGCGCGGGCGCTCGGCGAGGAGCCCGGCACCCCCGAGGCGATGCTCCGCATGATGACCGCCGCCGGGTACCTCTTCACCCACCCGCTGGCCACCCCCGAACTGCTCGAAAAGGCCCGCGAAGCGCTGGCCAAGAACCCCGGCGAACAACCACGGAAGGACTGA